In one Salvelinus sp. IW2-2015 linkage group LG26, ASM291031v2, whole genome shotgun sequence genomic region, the following are encoded:
- the LOC111952259 gene encoding protein FAM163A, whose translation MTAGTVVITGGILATVILLCIIAVLCYCRLQYYCCKKNGSEGDTSXVTQPHFACNACSAPGVDRTAVTPLSLSPELPASHATGPPRNYCPTCSPYESPFYIRTTDEMHNGGERITYMPTHYENPALALALPSLHGSLLSTSQHRSNPAPDFYTNTRAISTDV comes from the exons ATGACAGCTGGAACTGTTGTCATAACCGGAGGAATTCTCGCCACGGTGATACTCTTGTGTATCATAGCAGTGCTCTGTTACTGTAGACTCCAG TATTACTGCTGTAAGAAGAATGGGTCAGAAGGGGACACCAGCWCCGTCACGCAGCCCCACTTTGCCTGCAACGCATGCAGTGCTCCCGGGGTGGACAGGACAGCCgtcactcccctctccctctccccggaACTCCCTGCCTCCCACGCCACGGGCCCCCCCCGTAACTACTGCCCCACCTGTTCGCCCTACGAATCACCCTTCTATATCAGAACCACCGACGAGATGCACAACGGCGGCGAGCGCATCACCTACATGCCCACGCACTATGAGAACCCAGCGCTGGCTCTCGCCCTGCCCTCCCTGCATGGCTCCYTGCTGAGCACCAGCCAGCATCGCAGCAACCCAGCACCGGACTTCTACACCAACACTCGCGCTATAAGTACAGACGTGTGA
- the LOC139023089 gene encoding octapeptide-repeat protein T2-like, whose translation MCVLTERKPRGRRGNPRAVEETLGREKKPQGGRGNPRAGEETLGREKKPQGGRRNPRAGEETLGREKKDTRRERNLGREKETPGRRNLGRERKPRRKRNPGRGQRETQGGRGTPGRRGNPGAGEKPQGGRGNPGGRRKPAEEETQAGEKPQGGRGNPKAGEETPGGRGNPRAERNPRRRETQGGEEDPKAEEETPGGRGNPRRGEATQGGSDQRERNPVAGEEPRGRIDDDRCDRYTASSSRDPTKLSPV comes from the exons ATGTGTGTTCTAACG GAGAGGAAACCCCGGGGCAGGAGAGGAAACCCCAGGGCGGTAGAGGAAACCCTAGGGCGGGAGAAGAAACCCCAGGGCGGGAGAGGAAACCCTAGGGCAGGAGAGGAAACCCTAGGGCGGGAGAAGAAACCCCAGGGCGGGAGAAGAAACCCCAGGGCGGGAGAGGAAACCCTAGGGCGGGAGAAGAAAGACACCAGGCGGGAGAGGAACCTAGGGCGGGAGAAGGAAACCCCAGGGCGGAGAAACCTAGGGCGGGAGAGGAAACCCAGGCGGAAGAGGAACCcaggcagaggacagagagaaacccAGGGCGGGAGAGGAACCCCAGGGCGGAGAGGAAACCCAGGGGCGGGAGAGAAACCCCAGGGCGGGAGAGGAAACCCAGGCGGGAGAAGAAAACCGGCGGAAGAGGAAACCCAGGCGGGAGAGAAACCCCAAGGCGGGAGAGGAAACCCTAAGGCGGGAGAGGAAACCCCAGGCGGGAGAGGAAACCCTAGGGCGGAGAGGAACCCAAGGCGGAGAGAAACCCAGGGCGGAGAGGAAGACCCCAAGGCGGAAGAGGAAACCCCAGGCGGGAGAGGAAACCCCAGGCGCGGAGAGGCAACCCAGGGCGGGAGCGACCAGCGTGAGAGGAACCCAGTGGCGGGCGAGGAACCCAGGGGGAGAATTGATGATGACAGATGTGACAGATACACAGCGTCGTCGTCTCGAGACCCAACCAAACTAAGCCCTGTTTAA